A DNA window from Calliphora vicina chromosome 1, idCalVici1.1, whole genome shotgun sequence contains the following coding sequences:
- the Zw10 gene encoding centromere/kinetochore protein zw10, translated as MDDSKTMVGTMVENIKQELNGGFSSTESTKTSVIRILDQIKRFQERVRKHIEDNYVDFMPNHTTSDMYIDEGETLLRETEHLLKNIGSDARLALTEANAELTHCVDELREVSLGLRVSYRILKIDDLFQCVEEANATKDYLIVLDLLGKLKCLICSESASEVDRLFQKCDCYDTIKVKYHIQANILQQNLQQRFDRLVQFSEKTFPSAKNVTLQVSKDVTQLQDTVMALFQARYNPMKICDFLLDNCLVPMVTKPVSVEYSTDNAEYSQLNISYSLKELGRSLRPSYKQVFIHIKSLLDCLANINVNVSADQHVFTIIGSHIKERLLKLIVNECLTYAVPETMDDFQESTLVDDVLRFEQTLADAFFIDPETDRALAEFTHKFDSFFRQRFSKKVLESAREIMQKDLQDMATIAEGNTPEEVAKNPFLFPQCMISKSTLELVKLMERILRQPMDTSASIESEETNSFLAVIPIILNTYVNYVPKIHEKLLESIPQQAVLFHNNCMFLAHWVAKNAETDIPTHPALVKTLQATGASSFKAQVLHQQKILMQILKEFDLSDTHSIGSAPLKLLRQCLRQMDLLKNVWLNVLPDAIYNTTFCNLLNDFCQDIMKRILSLEDISATVASELSELIEVILDKAPGLFKDKHEILRVSCWMKLQQLKMILNASLQEITEQWCDGAGILTANYKAEEVRHLIRALFQNTDRRAKALSRIV; from the exons TGGGCACAAtggtagaaaatataaaacaagaacTAAATGGTGGTTTCTCGAGTACTGAAAGTACGAAAACAAGCGTTATACGGATTTTGGATCAGATCAAGCGGTTTCAGGAGCGCGTACGTAAACACATTGAGGATAACTATGTAGACTTTATGCCAAATCACACCACCTCGGACATGTACATTGACGAAGGAGAGACTTTATTGCGTGAAACAGaacatttattgaaaaatattggaaGCGATGCAAGACTGGCATTGACCGAAGCCAACGCTGAATTGACGCACTGTGTGGATGAGCTACGTGAAGTATCTTTAGGTCTACGTGTTTCTTATCGCATCTTAAAGATCGATGATTTATTTCAATGTGTTGAAGAAGCCAATGCAACCAAAGATTACTTGATTGTTCTAGATCTATTGggaaaactaaaatgtttgatttgtagtGAATCAGCTTCTGAAGTCGATCGATTGTTTCAAAAGTGCGATTGTTACGACACCATTAAAGTGAAGTATCATATTCAAGCCAATATATTGCAGCAAAACTTGCAGCAAAGATTTGATCGTCTTGTTCAGTTTTCGGAGAAAACGTTCCCGTCTGCCAAAAATGTTACGCTTCAAGTATCAAAAGATGTTACTCAATTGCAGGATACTGTTATGGCTCTATTCCAG gcTCGTTACAATCCTATGAAAATATGTGATTTCTTATTGGACAATTGCTTGGTACCGATGGTAACAAAACCTGTTTCTGTGGAATATTCGACAGATAATGCTGAATATTCACAACTCAATATATCGTATTCCCTAAAGGAGTTGGGAAGAAGCTTAAGGCCTTCATACAAACAAGTATTTATACATATCAAATCGCTATTAGATTGTTTGGCCAATATAAATGTTAATGTGTCGGCGGATCAACATGTGTTTACAATAATTGGAAGTCACATTAAAGAACGACTACTAAAGCTCATTGTTAACGAGTGTCTGACATATGCAGTACCAGAAACCATGGACGATTTTCAGGAGTCAACATTGGTCGATGATGTTTTACGTTTCGAACAAACATTGGCAGATGCTTTTTTTATTGATCCCGAGACAGACCGTGCTCTAGCGGAGTTTACGCATAAATTTGATTCATTTTTCAGGCAACGTTTCAGTAAGAAAGTTTTAGAAAGCGCACGTGAAATAATGCAGAAAGATCTGCAAGACATGGCTACCATAGCTGAAGGCAACACACCCGAGGAGgtggccaaaaatccatttttatttCCTCAGTGCATGATATCGAAAAGTACTTTG GAACTAGTAAAGTTGATGGAGCGTATATTACGCCAACCAATGGACACATCCGCTAGTATTGAGAGTGAGGAAACAAATAGTTTTCTAGCTGTAATTCCAATTATTCTAAACACCTACGTGAACTATGTTCCTAAAATACACGAAAAGTTACTCGAAAGTATTCCCCAACAAGCGGTACTATTCCATAATAACTGCATGTTTTTGGCGCATTGGGTTGCGAAAAATGCTGAAACTGACATACCTACACATCCGGCATTGGTGAAAACTCTGCAGGCCACTGGAGCCAGTAGTTTCAAGGCTCAAGTCTTGCATCAGCAAAAAATACTTATGCAAATATTGAAGGAGTTTG ATCTCTCAGACACTCATTCAATTGGTTCGGCACCATTGAAATTACTACGCCAATGTTTGCGACAAATGGACttgctgaaaaatgtttggttgAATGTTTTACCTGACGCCATTTATAACACAACATTCTGTAATTTGTTAAATGATTTTTGTCAAGACATAATGAAGCGTATACTCTCACTTGAAGATATTTCTGCGACAGTTGCCAGTGAATTAAGTGAACTCATCGAGGTGATTTTGGATAAAGCGCCTGGTCTATTTAAG gataaacatgaaattttacGCGTATCTTGTTGGATGAAACTACAACAATTGAAAATGATTCTTAATGCATCATTACAAGAAATTACGGAGCAATGGTGTGATGGTGCTGGTATTTTGACCGCCAATTATAAAGCAGAAGAAGTTCGTCATTTAATAAGAGCTCTATTCCAAAATACAGATCGTCGTGCTAAAGCATTATCTAGAATAGTTTAG